A window from Vigna angularis cultivar LongXiaoDou No.4 chromosome 7, ASM1680809v1, whole genome shotgun sequence encodes these proteins:
- the LOC108337541 gene encoding uncharacterized protein LOC108337541, whose amino-acid sequence MVYRIHRRTVLYRSIQKLRSITNSHARRKTSLILNASRYIRSLKQKLQELNQLAVAAAQNAIDNNPTPVIKVETQEEGFTIKVVCEKSCQGLLTFILEAFEKLGLDVLRARASCVESFSLEAFGIKENKAPQVDAQMIEEKVSQAIKNRREITKQC is encoded by the exons atggtTTACAGGATTCACAGGAGAACAGTACTGTATAGGAGCATACAAAAGCTTCGTTCAATCACTAACTCTCATGCG CGGCGTAAAACCTCTCTGATACTGAATGCATCGAGGTACATACGTAGTTTGAAGCAAAAGTTGCAGGAATTGAACCAATTAGCAGTTGCTGCAGCACAAAATGCCATCGATAACAATCCAACGCCTGTG ATTAAAGTGGAAACTCAAGAAGAGGGGTTTACGATCAAGGTGGTGTGTGAAAAGAGTTGCCAGGGGTTGTTGACATTCATCTTGGAAGCCTTTGAAAAGCTTGGTCTTGATGTTCTTCGGGCTAGGGCTTCTTGTGTGGAGAGCTTCTCTTTAGAAGCTTTTGGAATCAAA GAGAACAAGGCCCCTCAAGTGGATGCACAAATGATTGAGGAAAAGGTGTCTCAAGCTATAAAAAACAGGAGGGAAATCACAAAGCAATGTTGA